In Streptomyces sp. NBC_00341, the DNA window CAGCCACCGCCACGCCGCCCGTGCCAGCGCCAGATCCGGGTCTGGGCCGCCCCGCGCCGCCTCCAGCGCGTCGAGCCGCTCGCAGACCCAGCCGCGCCACGGGGCCCCGCACGCCGTCAGCAGCCGCAGCTCGTCCACCCGGGTGGCGGGCAGCGCCTCGGCCACCGCGCCGTCCGAGAGGAAGACCGTGAGGGCGAGCGCGTCACGCCCCGCCCGGTACTCCAGCGTGGCCGGTTCCATCAGCTCCCCGGTCCGCAGCAGCTCGTCGGCGATGTACTCCGCGTACATCCAGGCCATCGGGATCTGCAGCCCGCCGCCACCGGATCCGTCCTGACGTTCCGGACGCATCGCGTCTCGCCCCATTCCGTTCTCGGCACGCCCCCACACGCAGCATTGAACCGGGGGAGCGCGCCCCGCGTGGCCAGAAGGACAGGATCCGTCGGACCGGATGCGTCACAGACAAGAGGGTGCGATGACCGCAGAGCCCGGGAAGGGACCGCACATGAGACAACGGCTCGGCGCCTACGTGCTGGACGCGCTCCCGGCCCCGGAGGCGCTGGAGGTCTCCCGCCATCTGCAGAACTGCGACCTCTGCGCCGCGGACTACGTCGCGGTGGCCGAGGCCGCGGCCCTGCTCCCGCTGCTCAGCGAGGAGGACCTCCTGGAGTAGCCCGGCAGATTACGGGAGAGCAGGCGCAGCGCGTAGTACGAACGGGACTTCACGGTCCCGGCCGGAATCCCGAGCACCTCGGCCGTCTCGCCCACGCTGAGGCCCCGGAAGTAGATCTGGACCAGCACCGCCCGGTGCTCCGGGCTGAGGCCACGGACCGCCTCGCGCACATCGAGCGCGGCGACCGCGGACTCGGCGGTGTCCTCCCCGCACGGGGCGCTCTCCAGCACCGCGTCGCCCACCTCCGCGGGCCGGGCCAGCCGCGACC includes these proteins:
- a CDS encoding zf-HC2 domain-containing protein, whose translation is MTAEPGKGPHMRQRLGAYVLDALPAPEALEVSRHLQNCDLCAADYVAVAEAAALLPLLSEEDLLE
- a CDS encoding sigma-70 family RNA polymerase sigma factor — encoded protein: MTTTTTDERALADLQREHGPALFHFLLGLTFGDRQRAEDLLQETLVRAWQHPEAFDGPYESMRPWLFTVGRRLAIDARRSRLARPAEVGDAVLESAPCGEDTAESAVAALDVREAVRGLSPEHRAVLVQIYFRGLSVGETAEVLGIPAGTVKSRSYYALRLLSRNLPGYSRRSSSLSSGSRAAASATAT